From a region of the Halolamina sp. CBA1230 genome:
- a CDS encoding cell surface protein translates to MPKVDLTVPEHLEMQIAQLVEQGEFVDRNEAVEELLSTGLKAYKTSGPMDDEEPEYEEEGMMGHEDEYVF, encoded by the coding sequence ATGCCGAAGGTCGACCTCACCGTCCCCGAGCACCTCGAGATGCAGATCGCACAGCTCGTCGAGCAGGGCGAGTTCGTGGACCGAAACGAGGCCGTCGAGGAGCTGCTCTCGACGGGACTGAAAGCGTACAAGACCAGTGGCCCGATGGACGACGAGGAGCCCGAGTACGAGGAGGAGGGCATGATGGGCCACGAGGACGAGTACGTCTTCTAA
- a CDS encoding sulfite oxidase-like oxidoreductase, with protein sequence MPTDVTALHEEFGGERLPPGQRQTESFPVLSKGETPAVDDDWTFTVTGAVEAEREFSAAEFKDIAPETQLQDFHCVTGWSKFDCEFTGLPFPELADAVGVRDEAEHVMFHAHDGYTTDLPLADCNRREVLFAWAFDGEPLPAEHGGPLRVVTPHKYAYKGAKWVKGVEFLTEPELGYWEKRGYSDSANPWNEERYS encoded by the coding sequence ATGCCTACGGACGTGACGGCGCTGCACGAGGAGTTCGGCGGCGAACGCCTCCCGCCGGGCCAGCGGCAAACCGAGAGCTTCCCGGTGCTCTCGAAGGGGGAGACGCCAGCCGTCGACGACGACTGGACGTTCACCGTCACGGGCGCCGTCGAGGCGGAGCGGGAGTTCTCGGCCGCGGAGTTCAAAGACATCGCGCCCGAGACCCAGCTCCAGGACTTCCACTGCGTCACCGGCTGGTCGAAGTTCGACTGCGAGTTCACCGGGCTCCCGTTCCCCGAACTCGCCGACGCGGTCGGCGTCCGGGACGAGGCCGAGCACGTCATGTTCCACGCCCACGACGGCTACACGACCGACCTCCCGCTCGCGGACTGTAACCGCCGAGAGGTGCTGTTCGCGTGGGCGTTCGACGGCGAGCCCCTGCCCGCCGAGCACGGCGGGCCCCTCCGGGTAGTCACGCCGCACAAGTACGCCTACAAGGGCGCGAAGTGGGTGAAGGGTGTCGAGTTCCTCACCGAGCCCGAACTGGGCTACTGGGAGAAGCGGGGGTACTCCGACTCCGCGAACCCGTGGAACGAGGAGCGGTACAGTTAG
- a CDS encoding DUF4112 domain-containing protein, whose translation MAEPARLARARAIAELLDAAFTLPIVGEIGFDGIVGLLPVAGDWLIVLPSTYIVYQGYRLGVPKRVCLWMLLLVAAEAVLGSVPILGDLFDIAFKANRRNVARIERYVDAD comes from the coding sequence ATGGCCGAGCCGGCCCGGCTGGCTCGGGCCCGCGCGATTGCGGAGCTGCTGGACGCCGCGTTCACGCTCCCGATCGTCGGCGAGATCGGGTTCGACGGGATCGTCGGCCTCCTCCCGGTGGCCGGCGACTGGCTGATCGTCCTCCCGTCGACGTACATCGTCTACCAGGGGTACCGGCTGGGGGTGCCCAAACGTGTCTGCCTCTGGATGCTGCTGCTCGTCGCCGCCGAGGCCGTTCTCGGGAGCGTCCCGATCCTCGGCGACCTGTTCGACATCGCGTTCAAAGCCAACCGCCGGAACGTCGCCCGGATCGAACGGTACGTCGACGCCGACTGA
- a CDS encoding UPF0058 family protein, producing MHKDELLELHEQMVIIMENFRDREDVEDGTFDEYDQLDVDPSHVHKSKSEHKHAVFVLGNALASAMSDDEFSSAGRIGKRMQELADDAESRL from the coding sequence ATGCACAAGGACGAACTGCTCGAACTCCACGAACAGATGGTCATCATCATGGAGAACTTCCGGGATCGGGAGGACGTCGAGGACGGTACGTTCGACGAGTACGACCAGCTGGACGTCGACCCCTCCCACGTCCACAAATCCAAGAGCGAGCACAAACACGCCGTGTTCGTGCTGGGCAACGCGCTCGCGAGCGCGATGAGCGACGACGAGTTCTCCTCGGCCGGCCGGATCGGCAAGCGCATGCAGGAGCTCGCCGACGACGCCGAGAGCCGGCTGTAG